A portion of the Roseimicrobium gellanilyticum genome contains these proteins:
- a CDS encoding MOSC domain-containing protein, with protein MVPRLIAIYLSPAATVLPSSVTEAEAKAHAGLVGDRYFIGNGTFSNATPLGPGRELTLIESEALQAVEIEHGIRLSAAQARRNLVTEGIRLNDLVGVKFRIGGVLMEGIRFCDPCAHLNVVTGMALLKPLANRGGLRAAILSDGFLRVGDEIHVTATAA; from the coding sequence ATGGTTCCACGCCTCATTGCCATCTACCTTTCGCCAGCCGCCACTGTCTTGCCCAGTTCGGTGACCGAGGCAGAAGCCAAAGCGCATGCTGGACTTGTCGGTGATCGTTACTTCATCGGGAACGGCACTTTTTCCAATGCCACCCCTCTGGGTCCGGGCCGTGAGCTGACTTTGATTGAAAGCGAGGCGCTGCAAGCGGTCGAAATAGAACACGGTATTCGCCTGAGCGCGGCACAGGCCCGGAGGAATCTGGTGACGGAGGGCATACGGCTCAATGACCTCGTCGGTGTGAAGTTCCGCATTGGCGGCGTGCTGATGGAAGGCATCCGGTTCTGTGACCCTTGCGCCCACCTCAACGTCGTGACCGGCATGGCACTGCTCAAACCGCTGGCAAACCGCGGAGGACTGAGAGCAGCCATCCTGAGTGATGGCTTCCTGCGCGTGGGTGATGAGATCCACGTCACCGCCACTGCCGCATAA
- a CDS encoding PQQ-binding-like beta-propeller repeat protein → MTTSDITVFRHAALCALAAKALSLFAFSGMLPGANASDWPHLHGPLHNNATPEVGWKKEWPADGPPVLWKASVGRGLASFTVVGERAYTVGNDGADEDSIVCLDLNSGKELWRHRYPCKTAAHEMPVVPFGPAATPTVEDGCLYMLSREGDVWCLDAATGKVIWQKHLIADFKGKRPVYGYASSVLVHEGKAYLDAGGGGQSTVCVDAKTGNLLWGKGSGEAGYASPALVKMSGTTALALFKGDSFRLLKLDNGEEIARHETVTRDFCNCANPHVKDDMVFISHTGADGSTLLKFADGKLTSQWNDRNLGLLFNSGVPWDGKLIVFNDQKRGVKELRCLDMKTGETAWVSDEIDKGTAILSDGHLLILTSVGELILAKPQPDRLEVMSRVQVLPAKTYVLPVLSQGRLLCKNNAGEVVCLDLR, encoded by the coding sequence ATGACTACCAGTGACATCACTGTCTTCCGTCACGCCGCGTTGTGTGCCCTCGCAGCGAAGGCATTGTCTCTTTTTGCATTCAGCGGGATGCTCCCGGGGGCGAATGCCTCAGACTGGCCGCATCTTCACGGTCCGCTTCACAACAATGCCACGCCGGAGGTTGGATGGAAAAAGGAATGGCCTGCGGATGGACCTCCGGTGCTGTGGAAGGCTTCTGTGGGACGTGGTCTGGCGTCCTTCACTGTGGTTGGAGAGCGCGCGTACACCGTAGGCAATGATGGTGCGGATGAGGACAGCATTGTGTGCCTCGATCTGAATTCCGGAAAGGAACTCTGGCGGCATCGCTATCCCTGCAAGACGGCTGCGCACGAGATGCCGGTGGTGCCATTCGGCCCTGCGGCCACGCCCACGGTCGAGGATGGCTGTCTCTACATGCTCAGCAGGGAAGGGGATGTCTGGTGTCTTGACGCAGCGACAGGAAAGGTGATCTGGCAGAAGCACCTGATTGCCGACTTCAAAGGGAAGCGTCCCGTCTATGGCTATGCCAGCAGTGTGCTGGTGCACGAGGGCAAGGCCTATCTTGATGCCGGTGGTGGCGGACAATCCACGGTGTGCGTGGACGCGAAAACGGGCAATCTCTTGTGGGGCAAGGGCAGTGGTGAGGCCGGCTACGCATCACCAGCTTTGGTGAAGATGAGTGGGACCACGGCGCTCGCTTTGTTCAAAGGAGACAGCTTCCGCCTCTTGAAGCTCGATAACGGAGAGGAAATCGCGAGGCACGAGACAGTGACACGCGACTTCTGCAACTGCGCCAATCCACATGTCAAAGATGACATGGTCTTCATCTCGCACACAGGTGCTGATGGCAGCACGTTGCTGAAGTTTGCGGATGGAAAACTCACATCGCAATGGAATGATCGCAATTTGGGGTTGCTCTTCAACTCGGGTGTTCCTTGGGATGGGAAGCTCATCGTCTTCAATGACCAAAAGCGAGGGGTGAAGGAATTGCGCTGTCTCGATATGAAGACTGGGGAGACCGCGTGGGTGTCTGACGAGATCGACAAGGGCACGGCCATTCTCAGTGATGGGCATCTCCTCATCCTCACCAGTGTGGGAGAACTCATCCTGGCAAAGCCGCAACCGGACAGGCTGGAGGTGATGAGCCGCGTGCAGGTGCTGCCAGCAAAGACGTATGTCCTGCCCGTTTTGAGCCAGGGGAGACTCCTGTGCAAAAACAACGCGGGCGAAGTCGTTTGCCTCGATCTGCGCTGA
- a CDS encoding RNA polymerase sigma factor produces the protein MSIPSTSIVESSFAALMDHAEPALSHELPATGELAFTLDDVPGLTTALKHGEEPAFTWLHHEWSARINRYCFALAAGDASFASEIAQASWLRIVRHMRVLADEQALWCWIACAARHAAADLRRKGGRYKRALERFKQWWSPLPETSAADDTASLMQAMEAALAQLTAEENLLLEGRYFTGESLETIGARLSISSRAVEGRLARLRQRLREEIAHQLRLQGT, from the coding sequence GTGTCCATTCCATCCACCAGCATCGTCGAATCCTCATTCGCCGCCCTCATGGATCACGCGGAGCCAGCCCTCTCGCACGAACTGCCGGCGACGGGAGAGCTTGCGTTCACTCTGGATGATGTGCCGGGGCTGACGACAGCGCTGAAACATGGCGAGGAGCCCGCCTTCACCTGGCTCCATCATGAGTGGAGTGCACGCATCAACCGCTACTGCTTCGCCCTGGCTGCCGGAGATGCATCCTTCGCCTCGGAAATCGCCCAGGCCTCGTGGCTGCGCATCGTGCGGCACATGCGCGTGCTCGCGGATGAACAAGCCCTCTGGTGCTGGATTGCCTGCGCGGCACGCCATGCGGCTGCGGATCTGCGTCGCAAAGGCGGACGTTACAAACGCGCCCTGGAGCGATTCAAGCAATGGTGGTCGCCCTTACCCGAAACCTCGGCAGCAGATGACACCGCCAGCCTGATGCAGGCGATGGAAGCTGCCCTGGCCCAACTCACTGCCGAGGAGAACCTGCTTCTCGAAGGTCGCTATTTTACCGGTGAATCCCTTGAAACCATCGGAGCACGCCTCTCGATTTCCAGCCGCGCCGTGGAAGGCAGGCTTGCACGCTTACGCCAACGGCTCAGGGAGGAAATCGCCCACCAACTCCGCCTGCAAGGAACATGA